From one Caldisericaceae bacterium genomic stretch:
- a CDS encoding ABC transporter ATP-binding protein — MLQLENISYVAEEKTILKDVSMEFKEGLKYAVLGVNGAGKSTLAYVIMGLEDYKPTSGKIILDGVDITDLSAYERAKRGITLTFQEPPRFEGISVASYLTLGGKIKVDRKEIENALAITGINPKLYLTRKVNGSLSGGERKRVELASIILLKPKYVILDEPDSGIDLMSLEIINNVLEYIKSYNGTPIIITHREEIAKNTDYAYQICSGIILNRGDAKTVIASFEKECEVCEHPNIPDKSEAMRNV, encoded by the coding sequence ATGCTTCAATTAGAAAACATAAGCTACGTTGCAGAAGAAAAAACAATATTAAAAGATGTTTCAATGGAGTTTAAAGAGGGCTTAAAGTATGCTGTGCTTGGTGTTAATGGTGCAGGTAAAAGCACTCTTGCCTATGTTATCATGGGGCTTGAGGATTACAAACCTACCTCTGGAAAAATTATCCTTGATGGAGTTGATATAACAGATTTATCCGCATACGAAAGAGCAAAAAGAGGCATAACCCTTACGTTTCAGGAGCCTCCACGCTTTGAAGGAATAAGTGTTGCAAGTTATTTAACTCTTGGAGGTAAAATAAAGGTAGATAGGAAAGAAATAGAAAATGCACTTGCAATTACCGGAATAAACCCGAAGCTATACCTTACAAGAAAAGTAAATGGTAGTTTAAGTGGCGGTGAAAGAAAAAGAGTTGAACTTGCTTCAATTATCTTGTTAAAACCAAAATACGTAATTTTAGATGAACCAGATTCGGGAATCGACCTTATGAGTTTGGAGATAATAAATAACGTTCTTGAATACATCAAAAGTTACAACGGCACTCCAATAATCATAACCCATAGAGAAGAAATAGCAAAAAATACTGACTATGCTTATCAAATTTGTAGCGGCATCATATTAAATAGAGGTGATGCAAAAACGGTTATAGCATCTTTTGAGAAAGAATGTGAAGTTTGTGAACATCCGAATATACCGGATAAAAGTGAGGCGATGAGAAATGTATAA
- a CDS encoding TIGR03936 family radical SAM-associated protein produces MRVRVNFLRPYSIFYLGHLDMKTLIERGLRRSGLPVKFTEGFNKRVKLELGFPLSVGMVGEDEYFDFFLDEPVDASDIFNAIRTAFDSILEIKRVKLLPYSAKAITSFEAIFTYTIFGHFEGNSSCEELSKAIQKILLSANLFIERDGKTKDVRKFIEKITLHKCETPSFELISTIFYLKDGSIKMSELEGIFNNYLQIEFEYEVRKSTLIIDEGKLISPFDVSF; encoded by the coding sequence ATGCGCGTAAGAGTTAATTTTTTAAGGCCGTATTCAATATTTTATTTAGGGCACCTTGATATGAAAACCCTTATAGAGCGGGGTTTAAGAAGAAGTGGCCTCCCTGTAAAGTTTACAGAAGGTTTTAACAAAAGGGTTAAACTTGAACTTGGTTTTCCTCTAAGTGTAGGAATGGTTGGAGAAGACGAATATTTTGATTTCTTCCTTGATGAGCCCGTTGATGCTTCAGACATTTTTAATGCAATTAGAACTGCTTTTGATAGTATTTTAGAAATTAAGAGAGTAAAACTACTTCCTTATTCTGCAAAAGCGATAACTTCATTTGAAGCGATTTTTACGTATACTATTTTTGGTCATTTTGAAGGAAATTCTTCTTGTGAAGAACTAAGTAAAGCAATACAAAAGATTTTACTTTCAGCAAATCTTTTTATTGAAAGAGACGGAAAGACTAAAGATGTAAGGAAGTTTATAGAAAAAATAACCCTACACAAATGCGAAACGCCAAGTTTTGAACTAATTTCAACTATTTTTTATTTAAAAGATGGTAGTATAAAGATGAGCGAGTTGGAAGGTATTTTTAATAATTATTTACAAATTGAATTTGAATATGAGGTAAGAAAAAGCACACTCATTATAGATGAAGGAAAATTAATCTCTCCCTTTGATGTTTCCTTTTAG
- a CDS encoding MBL fold metallo-hydrolase → MEIKQIDTNFFINDTTNIGIVETSKGFAIIDAGIDKDKGKKIKKIIEEKGIKPTYLILTHHHADHTGGARFLKEYFNLKVIASKVEKVFIENPILEPIYLSLGANPKKSFLSKWIKAEEVSVDLDESSLEIPSDINLLDLSGHSIGMVGVKVKNFIYASDSFFSKEILDKYIIPYFHNFNKFLEKLELLKNLDFDYILPSHGSLLTKKESVNIIDYNTKRLNEIKENVLNILKEPKTICEILKNLNLPMHDEVVYTLIESSIIALLQSLESQNLVKTEVKESTLFYQKTN, encoded by the coding sequence ATGGAAATAAAACAAATAGATACAAATTTCTTTATAAATGATACAACAAACATCGGAATAGTTGAAACAAGTAAAGGCTTTGCAATTATTGACGCAGGAATTGATAAAGACAAAGGAAAAAAGATTAAAAAAATTATTGAAGAAAAAGGTATTAAACCGACTTATCTAATACTTACCCATCACCATGCAGATCACACAGGAGGCGCACGCTTCTTAAAAGAATACTTTAATTTAAAGGTTATTGCAAGTAAGGTTGAAAAAGTATTTATTGAAAACCCAATACTTGAGCCGATTTACCTTTCTTTGGGTGCAAACCCTAAAAAATCATTCTTATCAAAGTGGATAAAGGCAGAAGAAGTTTCCGTTGATCTTGACGAATCTTCTTTAGAAATCCCTTCGGATATCAACTTACTTGATTTAAGTGGTCATTCCATAGGAATGGTTGGCGTAAAAGTTAAAAATTTTATTTACGCTTCTGACAGCTTCTTCTCAAAAGAAATTCTTGATAAATACATAATTCCCTACTTTCACAATTTTAATAAATTCTTAGAAAAACTCGAACTCTTAAAAAATTTGGATTTTGATTACATTCTCCCATCACACGGAAGCCTACTTACCAAAAAGGAGAGTGTTAATATAATTGACTACAATACAAAAAGATTAAATGAAATAAAAGAAAATGTTTTAAATATCCTAAAAGAGCCAAAAACGATATGTGAAATCCTAAAAAACCTAAATTTACCCATGCACGATGAGGTAGTGTATACCCTAATTGAAAGTTCCATTATTGCTTTACTTCAAAGTCTTGAATCTCAGAACCTTGTTAAAACAGAGGTTAAAGAAAGTACACTATTTTATCAAAAAACAAATTAG